One stretch of Camelus bactrianus isolate YW-2024 breed Bactrian camel chromosome 19, ASM4877302v1, whole genome shotgun sequence DNA includes these proteins:
- the CRNKL1 gene encoding crooked neck-like protein 1 has translation MAASTAAGKQRIPKVAKVKNKAPAEVQITAEQLLREAKERELELLPPPPQQKITDEEELNDYKLRKRKTFEDNIRKNRTVISNWIKYAQWEESLKEIQRARSIYERALDVDYRNITLWLKYAEMEMKNRQVNHARNIWDRAITTLPRVNQFWYKYTYMEEMLGNVAGARQVFERWMEWQPEEQAWHSYINFELRYKEVDRARAIYERFVLVHPDVKNWTKYARFEEKHGYFAHARKVYERAVEFFGDEHMDEHLYVAFAKFEENQKEFERVRVIYKYALDRISKQEAQELFKNYTIFEKKFGDRRGIEDIIVSKRRFQYEEEVKANPHNYDAWFDYLRLVESDAEAEAVREVYERAVAHVPPVPEKRHWRRYIYLWVNYALYEELEAKDPERTRQVYQASLELIPHKKFTFAKMWLLYAQFEIRQKNLPFARRALGTSIGKCPKNKLFKGYIELELQLREFDRCRKLYEKFLEFGPENCTSWIKFAELETILGDIERARAIYELAISQPRLDMPEVLWKSYIDFEIEQEETERTRNLYRRLLQRTQHVKVWISFAQFELSSGKEGSVAKCRQIYEEANKTMRNCEEKEERLMLLESWRSFEDEFGTVSDKERVDKLMPEKVKKRRKVQADDGSDAGWEEYYDYIFPEDAANQPNLRLLAMAKLWKKQQQEKEAGEQDPDKDPADSEPGPSGPC, from the exons ATGGCGGCCTCCACCGCGGCAGGGAAGCAGAGGATACCCAAGGTGGCCAAG GTGAAAAACAAAGCCCCCGCTGAGGTGCAGATAACTGCGGAGCAGCTTCTGAGAGAAGCTAAGGAAAGGGAGCTTGAGCTCCTTCCACCTCCCCCTCAACAGAAGATCACAGATGAAGAAGAATTAAATGATTACAAACTAAGGAAGAGGAAG ACTTTTGAAGATAACATAAGAAAAAACAGGACTGTGATTAGTAACTGGATAAAATACGCACAATGGGAGGAGAGTCTAAAGGAGATTCAGAG GGCTCGATCCATCTACGAACGTGCTTTGGATGTGGACTATCGGAATATCACACTCTGGCTGAAATATgcagaaatggaaatgaagaaTCGCCAGGTGAACCACGCCCGAAATATCTGGGACCGGGCCATCACGACTCTGCCTCGGGTCAACCAGTTCTG GTACAAGTACACGTACATGGAGGAGATGCTGGGGAACGTTGCTGGCGCCCGGCAGGTGTTCGAGCGCTGGATGGAGTGGCAGCCGGAGGAGCAGGCCTGGCACTCCTACATCAACTTCGAGCTGCGGTACAAGGAGGTGGACCGCGCCCGTGCCATCTACGAGCGAT TTGTTCTCGTGCACCCCGACGTGAAGAACTGGACCAAGTACGCCCGCTTTGAGGAGAAGCACGGCTACTTTGCCCACGCGCGGAAGGTGTACGAGAGGGCCGTGGAGTTCTTCGGGGACGAGCACATGGACGAGCACCTGTACGTCGCCTTTGCCAAATttgaagaaaatcagaaagaa TTTGAGAGGGTGCGAGTGATCTACAAGTACGCCCTGGACAGGATTTCAAAGCAGGAGGCCCAAGAGCTCTTTAAAAACTACACCATCTTTGAGAAGAAGTTTGGTGACAGGCGGGGCATCGAAGACATCATCGTGAGCAAACGGAGATTCCAGTATGAGGAAGAAGTGAAG GCCAACCCGCACAACTACGACGCATGGTTCGACTACCTGCGCCTGGTGGAGAGCGACGCGGAGGCGGAGGCGGTGCGGGAGGTGTACGAGCGCGCCGTCGCGCACGTGCCGCCCGTGCCCGAGAAGAGGCACTGGCGGCGCTACATCTACCTGTGGGTCAACTACGCGCTGTACGAGGAGCTGGAGGCCAAG GATCCCGAGAGGACAAGACAGGTTTACCAAGCCTCTCTGGAACTAATTCCTCATAAAAAG TTCACATTTGCCAAAATGTGGTTACTATATGCACAGtttgaaataagacagaaaaatttACCATTTGCCAGGAGAGCTTTG GGAACTTCCATAGGCAAGTGTCCGAAGAACAAGCTGTTTAAAGGCTACATTGAACTGGAGCTACAGCTTCGAGAGTTTGACAGATGCCGGAAGCTTTATGAGAAGTTCCTGGAGTTTGGACCTGAAAATTGTACCTCTTGGATTAAATTTGCAGAATTAGAGACAATCCTTGGCGACATCGAGAGAGCACGGGCGATCTACGAGTTAGCCATCAGTCAGCCGCGCCTGGACATGCCAGAG GTGCTTTGGAAATCATACATTGATTTTGAAATCGAGCAGGAAGAAACTGAGAGAACCCGGAATCTTTATCGACGACTGCTTCAGCGCACGCAGCATGTCAAG gTATGGATCAGTTTTGCACAGTTTGAGTTGTCTTCagggaaagaaggaagtgtgGCTAAATGCAGACAAATCTACGAAGAGGCGAACAAAACCATGCGAAACtgtgaggaaaaggaagagagactTATGCTGCTGGAATCTTGGCGAAGCTTTGAAGATGAATTTGGAACAGTGTCAGATAAGGAGAGAGTCGACAAGCTCATGCCAGAGAAAgtcaagaagagaagaaaggtgcAGGCTGATGACGGG TCTGACGCGGGCTGGGAAGAATACTATGATTACATCTTCCCGGAGGATGCTGCCAACCAGCCCAACCTCCGGCTCCTGGCCATGGCCAAGCTCTGGAAGAAACAGCAGCAGGAGAAGGAGGCTGGGGAGCAGGACCCGGACAAGGACCCTGCGGACAGTGAACCCGGGCCTTCTGGTCCCTGTTGA